In Streptomyces sp. NBC_00683, the DNA window ACCGCCGGGGCCGGTGCGGAAGCCGCCGCGGGCAACTGATCCAATTCGGGAAAACACCCCATAATCGGGGGCAGTTCAGAGGCCTATGTCCACTTATGTCTAAGTGAGACATGGGTCTCTTTGCGTCAACTCACGCTTCTCGTCCGCCCGGTTCGCCGATGACGCCTCCGACCTGCGAAAACGATCCTTCGCCAGTTGCGGGTAAGGCCTGATTGTCCGTGATGTCCATCTTTGAATGTGGGGGTTGCCTATGTTTACGGTCGGAACCGCTCGCACCGCGGGCACCTTCGACCGTCACGCCGAATCCTGCCGTCGGCCGAAGGGATTCGACGCGTAAAGCGCCGTAGGCAGGAGCGGGGGACCCAGGTAAGTGCCGGACCCGGCCGTCGGAAGACGGGTGAGGGCCGGCTGGGGGTGAAGTCGCTTGCCAGTGCGAGCGACCGGGCAACTCACAGGCCCGAACCCGACAGCTCACCTCGTAGGCGTCGGTGAGGAGAACCATGCTGCTTTCGAGCAAGGGCAAGCACCGTCGCCCGTCCAAGGCCGTCCGTATCGCCACCCTGGCCGGCGTCACCGGTGCCGCAGTCGCCGTTCCGCTGATGGGTGCGACCGGCGCCTCCGCCGCCTCCGTCGCCACGTGGGACGCCGTCGCGCAGTGCGAGTCCGGTGGCAACTGGTCCATCAACACCGGCAACGGCTACTACGGCGGCCTGCAGTTCTCGCAGTCCAGCTGGGCAGCCGCCGGCGGCACGCAGTTCGCCGCCCGCGCCGACCTGGCCTCCAAGGCTCAGCAGATCACCGCCGCCGAGAAGCTCCTCGACCTGCAGGGCCCGGGCGCCTGGGCGTGCGCCGGTGCCGGCGGCCTCGCCAACGACGGTGTGGACCCGGGTGTCGACGCCTCCGCGCCGAGCGCCGACAAGGCCGCCCAGCCGGAGCGCAAGGCCGAGCAGCCCACCACGCGCAGCGAGAAGCGCACCGCCCCCGAGGCCTCGAAGACCGTCACGACCCCGACCGGGGACAAGGTCAAGAAGGGTGACGGCGAGTACAAGGTGAAGGCCGGCGACACCCTGAGCACGATCGCCGAGGCGAAGAAGGTCAAGGGCGGCTGGCAGAAGCTGTTCAAGCTCAACGACGACATCGTCGAGGACGCCGACCTGATCTTCCCGGGTCAGCAGCTCCACCTGAAGTAGTCCCGGGTCTCTCCTCCCCGAAGGCTTCGGGGCCGCGTAGGGGTGTCCGGCGGCACCCCACGCGTTCCCTCCCGGCCCGGCGCACTCACCCCCGTGTGCGCCGGGCCGGGGTCGTGTCCGCGGTGCGCCGCACGGCCGCGCCGCGTGCGTGATCGTTCAACTATTGTGGTTACTCGTCAGTAGATTTCTGGACCTTTGCCCGGAATGCAGGCCCTTGGGTCCTTTTTCGTCCCAGGGGACGGGCGGTCGGCCGACGCAGGGGGCCGAGCCGGTTAGGCTCGTGGCGCAAGGCCACAGTGACCCTGCACAACCAGCGTCATATCCCAGAAGGAGATGCCTCGTGCCGTCCATCGACGTCGTCGTAGCCAGGGAAATCCTCGACTCCCGGGGCAACCCCACGGTCGAGGTCGAGGTTGGCCTCGACGACGGCAGCACGGGACGTGCTGCTGTTCCGTCCGGCGCCTCCACCGGTGCGTTCGAGGCCATTGAGCTTCGCGACGGCGACCCCAACCGGTACCACGGCAAGGGTGTCGAGAAGGCCGTCCTCGCCGTCATCGAGCAGATCGGCCCGGAGCTCGTCGGTTACGACGCCACCGAGCAGCGCCTCATCGACCAGGCGATGTTCGACCTCGACGCCACCGAGAACAAGGGCTCCCTCGGCGCCAACGCCATCCTCGGCGTCTCGCTGGCCGTGGCCCACGCCGCGTCCGAGGCGTCCGACCTGCCGCTCTTCCGCTACCTCGGCGGCCCGAACGCGCACCTGCTGCCCGTTCCGATGATGAACATCCTGAACGGCGGCTCGCACGCCGACTCCAACGTGGACATCCAGGAGTTCATGATCGCGCCGATCGGCGCCGAGTCCTTCTCCGAGGCCCTTCGCTGGGGCGCGGAGATCTACCACACGCTGAAGAAGGTCCTCAAGACCAAGGGCCTGTCCACCGGTCTCGGTGACGAGGGCGGCTTCGCCCCGAACCTCGAGTCCAACCGCGCCGCCCTGGACCTGATCCTCGAAGCCGTCAAGGAAGCCGGCTACGTTCCGGGCCGCGACATCGCGCTCGCCCTCGACGTTGCCGCGTCCGAGTTCTACAAGGACGGCAAGTACGAGTTCGAGGGCAAGTCCCGCTCGGCCGCCGAGATGACCGAGTACTACGAGGAGCTCGTCTCCGCGTACCCGCTGGTCTCCATCGAGGACCCGCTGTACGAGGACGACTGGGCCGGCTGGAAGGTCATCACCGACAAGCTCGGCGGCAAGGTGCAGATCGTCGGTGACGACCTGTTCGTCACCAACCCCGAGCGCCTGGCCCGTGGCATCGAGGAGGGCTCGGCCAACGCCCTGCTCGTCAAGGTCAACCAGATCGGTTCGCTGACCGAGACCCTGGACGCCGTCGAGCTGGCCCAGCGCAACGGCTTCAAGTGCATGATGTCCCACCGCTCCGGTGAGACCGAGGACGTCACCATCGCCGACCTCGCCGTCGCCGTGAACTGCGGCCAGATCAAGACCGGCGCCCCGGCCCGCTCGGACCGTGTCGCCAAGTACAACCAGCTGCTGCGCATCGAGGAGATCCTCGACGACGCCGCGGTGTACGCGGGCCGTTCGGCGTTCCCGCGGTTCCGCTTCGAGGGCTGAGCGCCCGGCAGCAGGAGCTGAGCCCCGCTTCGCGGCACCAGCCTCCGTCCGTCCCCGCACTCGGTCCCGTACCGTGTGCGGGGACGGACGTGCGTAATGGGGAGGCGAGATGGCCGGGAAGGACCGCGACCGGTTCTCCACCGCGACCAGGCTGCGGCTGCTCGGGGAGCAGACCGCGGCCCGCGTGTACCGGTCCCAGAACCGCCGCCAGGCCCGCCGCTCCCGGCTCACCGGCAGGGCCGCGTTCCTGGCTCTGATCGTCTGCTCCCTGGTCGTCGCCCTCGCCTACCCGATGCGGCAGTACATCTCCCAGCGCGACGAGATCGCCGATCAGGAGAGGCTCACGCAGGAGGCGCACCGGCGGACCGAGGAGCTGCGCGACGAGAAGGCGCGGCTCAAGGACGACGCGTACATCCGGCGACTTGCGCGTGAGCACCTCCACTACGTCTCGCCCGGGGAGACCGGTTATACGGTGATCGACCCGGACGCGGCCGAGGTGCGCCGCGGTGAACCGGGTGCGACGGGCAGGCCCTGGCACTCGAACCTCTGGGACGGCGTCGACAGCGCAGACCGCGGCTGACCCCGTCCCGTACACACAGACCGACCGATGACATTCAAGGCAGGCATGGACACGCCCCCTCCGCAGACCGAATCCACCGCGCCCACCGAGGCGGACATCGCCGCGTTCGAGCAGCAGCTCGGCCGGCCGCCGCGCGGGCTGCGCGCCATCGCGCACCGCTGCCCGTGCGGCAACCCGGACGTGGTCGAGACGCAGCCCCGTCTGGAGGACGGCACGCCGTTCCCGACGACGTTCTACCTGACCTGTCCGCGTGCCGCGTCCGCGATCGGCACGCTGGAGGCCAACGGGGTCATGAAGGAGATGACCGAGCGCCTCACGACGGACCCGGAGCTGGCCGCCGCGTACCGTGCCGCGCACGAGGACTACATCGCGCGTCGTGATGCCATCGAGGTCCTGGAGGGCTTCCCCAGTGCCGGCGGCATGCCGGACCGGGTGAAGTGCCTGCACGTGCTGGTCGGTCACTCGCTGGCGGCCGGGCCCGGCGTCAACCCGCTGGGCGACGAGGCCATCGCGATGCTGCCGCAGTGGTGGGCGAAGGGTCCGTGCGTGTCGCCGTGCGGCGACGAAGGGGCCTGACCTCCCGCACCCCGGGGCTTCGGCCCCGCAACCCCGGCCCTCGAGAGGCAGGAGGGGCTCGGACGTACGTGCCGAGCCCTCCCGCGCTGGAGGAGCGGGTCCGGGGGCGGAGCCCCCGTAACCACCACCACAGGAGCTCCCATGACCCGCGTTGCCGCCATCGACTGCGGTACCAACTCCATCCGCCTGCTCGTCGCCGACGCGGACCCCGCGTCCGGAAGCTTCACCGAGCTCGACCGCCGGATGCAG includes these proteins:
- a CDS encoding transglycosylase family protein, with translation MLLSSKGKHRRPSKAVRIATLAGVTGAAVAVPLMGATGASAASVATWDAVAQCESGGNWSINTGNGYYGGLQFSQSSWAAAGGTQFAARADLASKAQQITAAEKLLDLQGPGAWACAGAGGLANDGVDPGVDASAPSADKAAQPERKAEQPTTRSEKRTAPEASKTVTTPTGDKVKKGDGEYKVKAGDTLSTIAEAKKVKGGWQKLFKLNDDIVEDADLIFPGQQLHLK
- the eno gene encoding phosphopyruvate hydratase, which gives rise to MPSIDVVVAREILDSRGNPTVEVEVGLDDGSTGRAAVPSGASTGAFEAIELRDGDPNRYHGKGVEKAVLAVIEQIGPELVGYDATEQRLIDQAMFDLDATENKGSLGANAILGVSLAVAHAASEASDLPLFRYLGGPNAHLLPVPMMNILNGGSHADSNVDIQEFMIAPIGAESFSEALRWGAEIYHTLKKVLKTKGLSTGLGDEGGFAPNLESNRAALDLILEAVKEAGYVPGRDIALALDVAASEFYKDGKYEFEGKSRSAAEMTEYYEELVSAYPLVSIEDPLYEDDWAGWKVITDKLGGKVQIVGDDLFVTNPERLARGIEEGSANALLVKVNQIGSLTETLDAVELAQRNGFKCMMSHRSGETEDVTIADLAVAVNCGQIKTGAPARSDRVAKYNQLLRIEEILDDAAVYAGRSAFPRFRFEG
- a CDS encoding FtsB family cell division protein, yielding MAGKDRDRFSTATRLRLLGEQTAARVYRSQNRRQARRSRLTGRAAFLALIVCSLVVALAYPMRQYISQRDEIADQERLTQEAHRRTEELRDEKARLKDDAYIRRLAREHLHYVSPGETGYTVIDPDAAEVRRGEPGATGRPWHSNLWDGVDSADRG
- a CDS encoding DUF501 domain-containing protein, with amino-acid sequence MDTPPPQTESTAPTEADIAAFEQQLGRPPRGLRAIAHRCPCGNPDVVETQPRLEDGTPFPTTFYLTCPRAASAIGTLEANGVMKEMTERLTTDPELAAAYRAAHEDYIARRDAIEVLEGFPSAGGMPDRVKCLHVLVGHSLAAGPGVNPLGDEAIAMLPQWWAKGPCVSPCGDEGA